Proteins encoded in a region of the Zea mays cultivar B73 chromosome 2, Zm-B73-REFERENCE-NAM-5.0, whole genome shotgun sequence genome:
- the LOC100283103 gene encoding B-box zinc finger protein 24 encodes MRIQCDACEAAAAAVVCCADEAALCARCDVEIHAANKLASKHQRLPLGDAAALPASLPRCDVCQERPAFIFCVEDRALLCRDCDEPIHVPGTLSGNHQRYLATGIRVGFSSVCGASAEGLPPAPPKGSSKPTAVVSAPAAGTTTKTRTVKDALPQEVPSSPFLPPSGWAVEDLLELSDYESSDKKDSSLGLKELEWFEDIDLFHAHSPAKTAMAEFFASPQPVSNAGFYKANGARLFKKSRMEVPDDDDEDYFIVPDLG; translated from the exons ATGAGGATCCAGTGCGACGCGTGCGAGGCCGCGGCGGCCGCGGTGGTGTGCTGCGCCGACGAGGCGGCGCTGTGCGCGCGCTGCGACGTGGAGATCCACGCCGCCAACAAGCTCGCCAGCAAGCACCAGCGGCTCCCGCTCGGCGACGCCGCGGCGCTCCCCGCCAGCCTCCCGCGCTGCGACGTGTGCCAGGAGAGGCCGGCCTTCATCTTCTGCGTCGAGGACAGGGCGCTCCTCTGCCGCGACTGCGACGAGCCCATCCACGTCCCCGGCACGCTCTCCGGCAACCACCAGCGCTACCTCGCCACCGGCATCCGCGTCGGCTTCAGCTCCGTCTGCGGCGCCAGCGCCGAGGGCCTCCCGCCGGCGCCGCCCAAGGGAAGCTCCAAGCCCACGGCCGTCGTCAGCGCGCCAGCTGCCGGGACGACCACCAAAACAAGGACGGTCAAGGACGCGCTGCCGCAGGAGGTGCCGTCCTCGCCGTTCCTGCCACCGTCCGGTTGGGCCGTCGAGGACCTCCTCGAGCTGTCGGACTACGAATCCAGCGACAAG AAAGACTCGTCTCTTGGGCTCAAGGAGCTGGAGTGGTTCGAGGACATCGACCTGTTCCACGCCCATTCGCCAGCTAAAACTGCCATGGCGGAGTTCTTCGCCTCGCCGCAGCCAGTGAGTAACGCCGGGTTCTACAAGGCGAACGGGGCGCGCCTGTTCAAGAAGTCACGGATGGAggtgcctgacgacgacgacgaggactACTTCATCGTTCCTGATCTTGGCTGA